A DNA window from Hordeum vulgare subsp. vulgare chromosome 1H, MorexV3_pseudomolecules_assembly, whole genome shotgun sequence contains the following coding sequences:
- the LOC123406195 gene encoding uncharacterized protein LOC123406195 isoform X1, producing the protein MRRTAGANSPNTRDLFAQSAHLICLHYGSQHYNLCRSSSIQRSSFASSVSAFSIQSSRHRPADGDDGCGCGCVRLLGGGGAVVPGEPLRPSLPPVPHPPRLLQSQASKVARSLEASFDIKLPRRSLLVQFTCNKCDARTERLINRVAYERGTVFLQCAGCQVYHKFVDNLGLIVEYDLREENGVKTCTED; encoded by the exons ATGAGGAGGACGGCGGGAGCAAATTCACCGAACACGAGGGACCTCTTTGCACAAAGCGCTCATTTGATTTGTCTGCACTACGGATCCCAGCACTACAATCTGTGCCGTTCATCTTCGATCCAGCGGTCGAGCTTCGCCTCTTCTGTTTCCGCGTTCTCAATCCAATCCAGTCGCCACCGGCCGGCCGATGGCGACGACGGCTGCGGCTGCGGCTGCGTACGGctgctcggcggcggcggcgccgtgGTTCCCGGGGAGCCCCTTCGGCCGTCGCTCCCCCCCGTCCCGCATCCGCCTCGCCTCCTCCAATCCCAAGCCTCCAAGGTCGCCCGCTCGCTG GAAGCCAGTTTTGATATAAAGCTTCCTAGAAGAAGCTTGCTTGTTCAGTTTACCTGTAATAAATGTGATGCAAGGACAGAGCGCTTGATAAACAGGGTGGCCTATGAAAGAGGAACAGTTTTCCTTCAG tGCGCTGGGTGCCAGGTGTATCACAAGTTTGTTGACAATCTTGGTCTAATTGTCGAGTATGACCTACGAGAAGAAAATGGGGTGAAGACTTGTACTGAAGACTGA
- the LOC123406028 gene encoding uncharacterized protein LOC123406028 isoform X2 — MAQAARLNLRMQKEIKLLLSDPPPGVSLKLSDEGSALPSLSSIETRIEGPEGTVYSKGVFVLKIQIPERYPFQPPNVTFVTPIYHPNIDNGGRICLDILNLPPKGAWQPSLNISTILRSIGLLLTEPNPDDGLMAEISREYKYNRQVFDLNAQSWTEKYANPTVVGTSGWSSLDASVQNMQMDNTQKLEPLPVVPNKDCEGSRKKMRLLGKKLSLKSEGSEENAITLKQDAVAGHLRSTAVSTVPTTCLSHVSVRQNPTSESISASADSGVMSHISVRQNPTSESISASAVSGVISKKRYEVNRANFQLHRQRPSVTLEAPNSGSVEGKFPNHLPVSASDTKDHVKQPSDDVLVKSMTKSIGEEDVSKQIFIGCADLVQDKSHTDHVLSKTQSVMNKECNQGRKKLSLLSKRLSLKSELSEKDRASDKGYKPPDCSQDDRKSSELPLSGPVPISRTRDLGFVDSQKSVGQSNCSVKRNATSMKNVVVSDSEDSTDECHIIEPGLVESHKSVSQNNCSTKQIVKLMEIVSDSEDSADEREKRPSRSRLSLMKRRLAGKLRS, encoded by the exons ATGGCTCAAGCTGCAAGGCTGAATCTAAGAATGCAGAAAGAGATTAAACTTCTGCTAAGTGATCCACCTCCTGGGGTTTCTCTTAAGCTGTCCGACGAGGGAAGTGCCTTGCCGTCTTTATCAAGCATTGAGACCA GAATTGAGGGGCCTGAGGGAACAGTTTATTCAAAAGGAGTTTTCGTTCTGAAGATCCAGATTCCTGAGAG ATATCCTTTTCAACCTCCCAATGTGACTTTTGTTACACCCATCTATCACCCCAACATCGACAATGGAGGACGCATTTGCCTTGATATTCTAAATTTACCTCCAAAG GGTGCCTGGCAACCATCACTCAACATTTCTACTATTTTGAGAAGCATTGGTTTGCTGCTAACTGAGCCAAATCCTGATGACGGGCTCATGGCTGAAATA AGTCGAGAGTATAAATACAACAGACAAGTTTTTGACTTAAATGCTCAATCATGGACTGAGAAGTATGCTAATCCTACAGTAGTTGGCACAAGTGGTTGGAGCTCTTTAGATGCTTCAGTTCAG AACATGCAAATGGATAACACACAGAAGCTGGAACCTTTGCCGGTAGTTCCTAATAAAGATTGTGAAGGGAGTCGAAAGAAGATGCGGTTACTGGGTAAAAAGTTATCACTAAAATCAGAAGGATCTGAAGAGAATGCCATTACTCTTAAGCAGGATGCGGTGGCAGGCCACTTGCGGTCGACGGCAGTATCCACTGTTCCTACTACATGcttgtctcatgtttctgtcagacAGAATCCTACTTCTGAAAGCATTTCTGCCAGTGCCGACAGTGGAGTAATGTCTCATATTTCTGTCAGACAGAATCCTACTTCTGAAAGCATTTCTGCCAGTGCCGTCAGTGGAGTAATTTCAAAGAAACGATACGAAGTAAACAGAGCAAACTTCCAGTTACATCGACAGAGACCTTCTGTTACATTAGAGGCTCCAAATAGTGGCAGTGTGGAAGGCAAGTTCCCCAATCATCTTCCAGTATCAGCATCTGATACTAAAGATCATGTCAAGCAACCTTCTGATGATGTCTTAGTGAAGAGTATGACAAAAAGCATTGGTGAAGAAGATGTTTCAAAGCAAATTTTTATTGGATGTGCTGATCTGGTTCAAGATAAGTCTCATACCGACCATGTACTTTCTAAAACCCAGTCAGTAATGAATAAAGAATGCAACCAAGGCCGAAAGAAGCTGAGCTTACTAAGTAAGAGGTTGTCACTGAAATCTGAGCTGTCTGAGAAGGACAGGGCAAGTGACAAGGGATATAAGCCACCTGATTGTTCACAGGATGATAGGAAGTCTAGTGAACTGCCATTGTCAGGTCCAGTCCCCATAAGCCGAACGAGGGACCTAGGCTTTGTTGATTCACAGAAAAGTGTCGGCCAAAGCAATTGTTCCGTCAAACGGAATGCAACATCCATGAAGAATGTTGTTGTTTCAGACAGTGAAGATAGCACAGACGAATGTCATATCATTGAACCAGGCCTTGTTGAATCACACAAAAGCGTCAGTCAAAACAATTGTTCGACCAAACAAATTGTAAAGCTGATGGAGATTGTTTCAGATAGCGAAGATAGCGCAGATGAACGTGAAAAAAGACCTTCAAGATCAAGGTTATCGTTGATGAAGAGGCGGTTGGCTGGAAAGCTTCGAAGTTAA
- the LOC123406028 gene encoding uncharacterized protein LOC123406028 isoform X1, with protein MAQAARLNLRMQKEIKLLLSDPPPGVSLKLSDEGSALPSLSSIETRIEGPEGTVYSKGVFVLKIQIPERYPFQPPNVTFVTPIYHPNIDNGGRICLDILNLPPKGAWQPSLNISTILRSIGLLLTEPNPDDGLMAEISREYKYNRQVFDLNAQSWTEKYANPTVVGTSGWSSLDASVQAQNMQMDNTQKLEPLPVVPNKDCEGSRKKMRLLGKKLSLKSEGSEENAITLKQDAVAGHLRSTAVSTVPTTCLSHVSVRQNPTSESISASADSGVMSHISVRQNPTSESISASAVSGVISKKRYEVNRANFQLHRQRPSVTLEAPNSGSVEGKFPNHLPVSASDTKDHVKQPSDDVLVKSMTKSIGEEDVSKQIFIGCADLVQDKSHTDHVLSKTQSVMNKECNQGRKKLSLLSKRLSLKSELSEKDRASDKGYKPPDCSQDDRKSSELPLSGPVPISRTRDLGFVDSQKSVGQSNCSVKRNATSMKNVVVSDSEDSTDECHIIEPGLVESHKSVSQNNCSTKQIVKLMEIVSDSEDSADEREKRPSRSRLSLMKRRLAGKLRS; from the exons ATGGCTCAAGCTGCAAGGCTGAATCTAAGAATGCAGAAAGAGATTAAACTTCTGCTAAGTGATCCACCTCCTGGGGTTTCTCTTAAGCTGTCCGACGAGGGAAGTGCCTTGCCGTCTTTATCAAGCATTGAGACCA GAATTGAGGGGCCTGAGGGAACAGTTTATTCAAAAGGAGTTTTCGTTCTGAAGATCCAGATTCCTGAGAG ATATCCTTTTCAACCTCCCAATGTGACTTTTGTTACACCCATCTATCACCCCAACATCGACAATGGAGGACGCATTTGCCTTGATATTCTAAATTTACCTCCAAAG GGTGCCTGGCAACCATCACTCAACATTTCTACTATTTTGAGAAGCATTGGTTTGCTGCTAACTGAGCCAAATCCTGATGACGGGCTCATGGCTGAAATA AGTCGAGAGTATAAATACAACAGACAAGTTTTTGACTTAAATGCTCAATCATGGACTGAGAAGTATGCTAATCCTACAGTAGTTGGCACAAGTGGTTGGAGCTCTTTAGATGCTTCAGTTCAG GCACAGAACATGCAAATGGATAACACACAGAAGCTGGAACCTTTGCCGGTAGTTCCTAATAAAGATTGTGAAGGGAGTCGAAAGAAGATGCGGTTACTGGGTAAAAAGTTATCACTAAAATCAGAAGGATCTGAAGAGAATGCCATTACTCTTAAGCAGGATGCGGTGGCAGGCCACTTGCGGTCGACGGCAGTATCCACTGTTCCTACTACATGcttgtctcatgtttctgtcagacAGAATCCTACTTCTGAAAGCATTTCTGCCAGTGCCGACAGTGGAGTAATGTCTCATATTTCTGTCAGACAGAATCCTACTTCTGAAAGCATTTCTGCCAGTGCCGTCAGTGGAGTAATTTCAAAGAAACGATACGAAGTAAACAGAGCAAACTTCCAGTTACATCGACAGAGACCTTCTGTTACATTAGAGGCTCCAAATAGTGGCAGTGTGGAAGGCAAGTTCCCCAATCATCTTCCAGTATCAGCATCTGATACTAAAGATCATGTCAAGCAACCTTCTGATGATGTCTTAGTGAAGAGTATGACAAAAAGCATTGGTGAAGAAGATGTTTCAAAGCAAATTTTTATTGGATGTGCTGATCTGGTTCAAGATAAGTCTCATACCGACCATGTACTTTCTAAAACCCAGTCAGTAATGAATAAAGAATGCAACCAAGGCCGAAAGAAGCTGAGCTTACTAAGTAAGAGGTTGTCACTGAAATCTGAGCTGTCTGAGAAGGACAGGGCAAGTGACAAGGGATATAAGCCACCTGATTGTTCACAGGATGATAGGAAGTCTAGTGAACTGCCATTGTCAGGTCCAGTCCCCATAAGCCGAACGAGGGACCTAGGCTTTGTTGATTCACAGAAAAGTGTCGGCCAAAGCAATTGTTCCGTCAAACGGAATGCAACATCCATGAAGAATGTTGTTGTTTCAGACAGTGAAGATAGCACAGACGAATGTCATATCATTGAACCAGGCCTTGTTGAATCACACAAAAGCGTCAGTCAAAACAATTGTTCGACCAAACAAATTGTAAAGCTGATGGAGATTGTTTCAGATAGCGAAGATAGCGCAGATGAACGTGAAAAAAGACCTTCAAGATCAAGGTTATCGTTGATGAAGAGGCGGTTGGCTGGAAAGCTTCGAAGTTAA
- the LOC123406195 gene encoding uncharacterized protein LOC123406195 isoform X3 — protein MATTAAAAAAYGCSAAAAPWFPGSPFGRRSPPSRIRLASSNPKPPRSPARWRLYVCACSGEVGPDNASAASPAEASFDIKLPRRSLLVQFTCNKCDARTERLINRVAYERGTVFLQCAGCQVYHKFVDNLGLIVEYDLREENGVKTCTED, from the exons ATGGCGACGACGGCTGCGGCTGCGGCTGCGTACGGctgctcggcggcggcggcgccgtgGTTCCCGGGGAGCCCCTTCGGCCGTCGCTCCCCCCCGTCCCGCATCCGCCTCGCCTCCTCCAATCCCAAGCCTCCAAGGTCGCCCGCTCGCTG GAGGTTGTATGTCTGCGCGTGCTCCGGCGAGGTTGGTCCGGACAACGCCTCCGCAGCGTCACCGGCG GAAGCCAGTTTTGATATAAAGCTTCCTAGAAGAAGCTTGCTTGTTCAGTTTACCTGTAATAAATGTGATGCAAGGACAGAGCGCTTGATAAACAGGGTGGCCTATGAAAGAGGAACAGTTTTCCTTCAG tGCGCTGGGTGCCAGGTGTATCACAAGTTTGTTGACAATCTTGGTCTAATTGTCGAGTATGACCTACGAGAAGAAAATGGGGTGAAGACTTGTACTGAAGACTGA
- the LOC123406195 gene encoding uncharacterized protein LOC123406195 isoform X2 — translation MATTAAAAAAYGCSAAAAPWFPGSPFGRRSPPSRIRLASSNPKPPRSPARCLRASFPRRRLYVCACSGEVGPDNASAASPAEASFDIKLPRRSLLVQFTCNKCDARTERLINRVAYERGTVFLQCAGCQVYHKFVDNLGLIVEYDLREENGVKTCTED, via the exons ATGGCGACGACGGCTGCGGCTGCGGCTGCGTACGGctgctcggcggcggcggcgccgtgGTTCCCGGGGAGCCCCTTCGGCCGTCGCTCCCCCCCGTCCCGCATCCGCCTCGCCTCCTCCAATCCCAAGCCTCCAAGGTCGCCCGCTCGCTG CCTGAGGGCTTCATTTCCTCGTAGGAGGTTGTATGTCTGCGCGTGCTCCGGCGAGGTTGGTCCGGACAACGCCTCCGCAGCGTCACCGGCG GAAGCCAGTTTTGATATAAAGCTTCCTAGAAGAAGCTTGCTTGTTCAGTTTACCTGTAATAAATGTGATGCAAGGACAGAGCGCTTGATAAACAGGGTGGCCTATGAAAGAGGAACAGTTTTCCTTCAG tGCGCTGGGTGCCAGGTGTATCACAAGTTTGTTGACAATCTTGGTCTAATTGTCGAGTATGACCTACGAGAAGAAAATGGGGTGAAGACTTGTACTGAAGACTGA